A genomic stretch from Telopea speciosissima isolate NSW1024214 ecotype Mountain lineage chromosome 7, Tspe_v1, whole genome shotgun sequence includes:
- the LOC122667543 gene encoding uncharacterized protein LOC122667543, with protein sequence MAKFNCFSVLVGWKKKSKVEEECPDLVHYSKGLTTPQVELKQPVKSTECNELNSTSFRFSAPIGIQENSSHKVKVLGDEKALGYEAAQAAYEAEDEHEENLSIKRDFSDFDLQALESEREGEVHHSTNRKIASDDLIDREMDYQSERDVDLDAELIQSGHVSDPGIGKAEFLASPGLIRSCSNLETRDLLKNMADGMPPLKYRSFKHLQSFPSSKKEEFDAGIQGSPESVMTSRSADRVMLRKQSSSQILPSRSRRLWWKLSLWSHRNLEKSRSMKIRHLSSISTSNQKGGYSSDTLEPNQAKEFGSMESPGSFTGESRNNSPDWNKKFHHGASGLWPQNQWVAFHTGSSSMTRVDQWVNSLETQPPPPVNAEDMANEDITFPPSPDASPAKNTSHMNHWSNNVSEEVLHANNVIQSLNSSSTVAHIAGMSLKVIPPISGFSSLRSVNLSGNFIVHITPGSLPKGLHMLNLSRNKIVTIEGLRDLTRLRVLDLSYNRISRIGQGLSYCTLIKELYLAGNKISDVEGLHRLLKLMVLDLSFNKITTAKAFGQLVANYNSLLALNLLGNPIQSNIGEDRLRKTVSGILPQLSYLNKQPIKPHRAREVTTAVGVNEWASRRKALKRVSTVGSSSSGKHRSSVAGTGQITSHRSNRTHQNSPTRRKLSARPSFH encoded by the exons ATGGCCAAATTCAATTGTTTCTCCGTGCTAGTGGGGTGGAAGAAGAAATCCAAG GTTGAGGAGGAATGTCCAGACCTTGTTCACTATAGCAAGGGACTTACAACTCCACAAGTAGAGCTAAAACAGCCAGTGAAATCTACTGAATGCAATGAACTAAATTCAACTTCTTTCCGTTTCTCAGCTCCCATTGGTATCCAAGAGAATTCTTCCCACAAGGTAAAGGTGCTTGGTGACGAGAAGGCTCTTGGATATGAAGCAGCTCAGGCAGCTTACGAAGCGGAAGACGAGCATGAGGAAAACTTGTCTATTAAGAGGGATTTCTCAGACTTTGATCTTCAAGCTCTCGAATctgaaagagaaggagaagtgcACCACTCAACTAACAGAAAAATTGCCTCAGACGATTTAATTGATCGCGAGATGGACTATCAGTCAGAGAGAGATGTTGACTTGGATGCCGAATTGATCCAAAGTGGTCATGTTAGTGACCCCGGGATTGGCAAAGCAGAATTCTTGGCTTCTCCTGGACTTATACGCTCGTGCTCCAACCTTGAAACAAGGGATCTACTGAAGAATATGGCTGATGGGATGCCTCCTTTAAAATATCGTTCTTTCAAACACTTGCAGAGTTTTCCGTCTAGTAAAAAGGAGGAATTTGATGCAGGAATTCAAGGCAGCCCAGAATCAGTAATGACATCTCGCAGTGCAGACAGAGTGATGCTGAGGAAGCAATCTTCAAGCCAAATTCTCCCTTCCAGGAGTAGAAGACTCTGGTGGAAGTTGTCTCTCTGGAGTCACAGGAATCTGGAGAAGTCAAGGAGCATGAAAATACGGCACCTCTCCAGTATCAGCACTTCAAACCAGAAAGGTGGGTATTCCTCGGACACTCTGGAACCGAACCAGGCCAAGGAGTTCGGCAGCATGGAATCACCTGGATCGTTCACTGGAGAATCCAGAAACAACAGCCCGGACTGGAACAAGAAATTTCACCATGGAGCTTCTGGCTTATGGCCCCAGAACCAGTGGGTTGCTTTTCATACAGGGTCTTCATCCATGACAAGAGTCGATCAGTGGGTAAACAGTCTTGAGACCCAACCACCTCCTCCAGTCAATGCTGAAGACATGGCCAATGAAGATATCACATTCCCGCCTTCTCCTGATGCATCTCCAGCTAAAAACACAAGTCATATGAACCACTGGTCTAATAATGTCTCAGAGGAAGTTTTACATGCTAACAATGTGATCCAGTCTCTGAATTCTTCCTCAACTGTAGCCCATATCGCTGGTATGAGTTTGAAAGTCATCCCTCCAATTTCAGGATTCTCAAGTCTTCGATCTGTCAACTTATCAGGAAATTTCATAG TCCATATTACTCCCGGCTCACTACCTAAGGGCCTTCATATGCTGAACTTGTCCAGAAACAAGATAGTCACCATTGAGGGCCTCAGAGACCTGACTCGGCTGCGAGTACTTGATCTCAGTTACAACCGGATCTCCCGAATTGGCCAAG GGCTGTCATACTGTACGCTCATCAAAGAGCTCTATCTGGCTGGAAACAAGATCAGTGATGTAGAGGGGCTACACAGGCTCTTGAAGTTGATGGTCCTGGATCTAAGCTTCAACAAGATAACCACAGCCAAAGCGTTTGGGCAACTAGTAGCAAACTACAACTCCTTATTAGCTCTGAATCTGTTGGGCAATCCAATCCAGAGCAACATTGGTGAAGACCGGCTTCGGAAGACGGTTTCTGGAATCCTCCCACAGCTATCTTACCTGAACAAGCAACCCATCAAACCACATAGGGCAAGGGAGGTGACCACTGCTGTTGGGGTCAATGAATGGGCCTCTCGTAGGAAAGCACTGAAACGAGTGAGCACAGTTGGATCATCTTCATCCGGAAAGCACAGGAGCAGTGTTGCAGGGACTGGACAGATAACGAGCCATAGATCAAACAGAACCCACCAAAACTCCCCCACAAGACGGAAATTGTCAGCACGTCCTTCTTTCCATTAG